From the Streptomyces nodosus genome, the window ACCCGTGTCGCACCCGGCGTGATCGAACATGACAGCCCGTTCGTGGAGGTCGACCTGACCGCGGAGTCCGTGGCGCCGGGACACCTGGACCGGCTCACCGGGGCGCTGGAGTGGTCGGGGGTGCGGGTCCGGGTCCTGGACGGGGAGGCCGCGGCCCTGTGGGCGAAGATGGCGTTCCTGGCACCCCTCGCACTGCTGACGACGCGGTACGGGGTGCCGCTGGGAGAGATCCGCACCCGGCACCGCGAGGAGTTGGTGGCCCTGGTGGAGGAGACGGCGGCGGTGGGCCGGGCCTGCGGTGCGGCCACGGACGCGGCGGCGGCACTGGCCCGTTACGACGCGTTCCCGGCGCAGACGAAGTCCTCGATGCAGCGCGACGCGGAGGCCGGGCGGGCCATCGAACTCGACGCGATCGGCGGCGCGTTGCTGCGGGCGGCCGAACGGCACGGGGTGGCGGTGCCGGTGGCGACCCGGCTGGTACGGGAGTTGGGCTGGTCCTTCCTGGAGTGCTGAGCCCTCAGGTCCCGCCGGTGTGCCGGGCGACCGTGTCGGCGAAGGCGCGTGCCGACGCCGACAGGGTGTCCCAACGCCGCACCGCCCAGCCGACGGTGAGCGGCGACAGCTCGGGCACCGGCACGAAGCGCAGTCCTGACCCGGCCGGGGAGGGCCAGCCGGGCAGATCGGGCACGACCGCGTGGCCGACGCCGAGTTCGACGAGCAGCACGGCGGTGTCCCAGTCGGCGACGCTGGTCTCGGAGGCGGTCGTCACCATGCCCAACTCGGTATAGGCGGACTCGAGTCGGGCGCGCGAGGTGGAGCCCTCGGGGAGCCCGATGAGCCGCAGCCCGGCAAGTTCGGCCGCCTCGATCCGCTCCCGCCCGGCGAGTTCGTCGTCGGCGGGTACGGCGAGCACCCAGGGCAGGCGGGCGACGGGCCGCTGCTCGACCCCGCGCACGGGCTCCCCGAGGGTCACCCAGGCGAGGTCCAGGCCGGGTTCCTGGAGTGCGGCGAAGCAGCTCCGGCTGGAGTTCTCCGTCCGGAACTCCAGGCTGACCCCTGGGTACCGCCGCCTGAAGTCGGCCACCGCCGAGGCCATGAAGTGCCGCACGGTGGCGCTGCCCGTGGCGATCCGTACGACTCCGCCGTCGCCCCGGGCGAGTTCCGCGAGTCTGCGCAGCGCCAGGTCGAGGCCTGAGATCCCTTCCTCGGCGGCCTGCCGGAGCACGCTCCCGGCTCCGGTGGGGACCACCCCGCGCGGCTGCCGTTCCACCAGGGCGACGCCCACCTCGCGTTCCAGCCTCCGTACGTGCTGGCTCACGGCCGACTGGGTGCAGCCGAGTTCCCGGGCCACGGCGCTGAGGCTTCCGGCGCGGCAGACGGCGACGAAGACACGCAGATCATCGAGGGTCATGAAGATCAAAGGTAGCGGCCGCCCGAAACCGGGCGGACGGCCCGGGCCACCATGCGGTCCCGGCCCTCGGGCGGACGACCGCGCGGTGGCCCGGCGGCTCAGACCGCGTGCGTCTTGGCCAGCAGTTCCAGGACATCGGCCGTGGTGCCCGTCTCGCCGAGGCGCGGGAAGATCCGCTCGACGCTTCCGCGGTGCGCCTCGGGGTCGGAGTCGGTCATCGCGTCGGCGACGAGCGTGACATGGTAGCCGTGCTCGTACGCGGCCCGTGCGGTGGATTCCACGCCGATGCTGGTGGCGACGCCGGTCAGCACGATCTGGGTGACCCCGCGCCGCCGCAGCTGGACATCGAGGTCGGTGCCGTGGAAGGCGCCCCAGTTGTGCTTGGTGACAAGGATGTCGCCCGGGTGCCCGGAGAGTTCGTCGACGACGAGGTCCCAGCCCTCGGGGAAGGCGCCGGCGCCGCGCTGCTGCTCGGTACGGCCGGGAGGGACGTCGGCCCCGTCGGCGGCGAAGGAGACCCGGACCAGGACGACCGGCAGGTTCCGGGCCCGGAAGGCGTCGGCGAGTTCGACGGTGCGGGCCAGGACCTCGGGGCCGCTGTGGGGCTGGCCTGGCAGTCCCAGGATGCCGTTCTGCAGGTCGATCACGACCAGGGCGGTACGCGGGTCGAGCGTGGTGAGAGCCATGGATCAGGCCTTTCCTGAGCTGAGGGTGGGGGTGAGGGTGGACAGGGAGCGGTCCGGCAGGATGACCAGCACGAGCAGCACGGACCCCGCCGCCATGAACAGGGCCAGCTCATGCAGTCCGGCCGTGTCGGCGCCGTGGGCGAAGAAGGCCGCGTCGGCCGCGGAGGCGCCCAGCGCGCCCAGATAGGAGAAGGTGCGCAGCAACCCGGCGGCGGAGGCGATGCGTTCGGGTACGGCCTGCCGGTAGAGGGCGTTCTGGTTGGCGAGGCCGATCAGGCCCTGCGGTATGCCCATCACGACGCCGACGGCGAGCAGCAGCCACACCGGGCTGTCGGAGTGCAGCAGAAGCAGCAGGCCGCAGCCCACGACCTGGAGGACGCCGCCCACCAGCAGCTTGCCGCGCACGGCCTCGCGACGCCCGGTGAGGCCGGAGACGGTGAGCGCGCTCAGCGACAGCGGCAGCAGGACCAGGCCCGCGCCGGCCGCGTTCAGCCCGCGGCCCTCCTCCAGCCACTGGGCGAAGCCGAACATGAAGCAGTACAGGGTGGTGTAGCCGAGGAGCTGGCGCAGATAGGTGACCAGCAGCGGCACGGTGCCGCCGAGCACCCGCAGGTCGATGAAGGGCACCGCCGTGCGCAGCTCCCGCAGGGCGAACCCGGCGGCCGCCACGGCGGCGAGCGGCAGCAGCCACCAGTGGGCGAGCCGGGGGCTCATCAGGAAGTACATGAGGGAGAGGAGCGTGGCGGAGAAGAGAAGCATGCCCGGCAGGTCGACCCCGCGCCGTTCCCGGACGGTCGTCGTCCTGGGCAGCCACATCGCGCCGAGGACCAGACAGGCCACGGACAGCGGCACATTGACCGTGAAGATGGCCCGCCAGCCGCCCACCCCGATGAGGAACCCGCCGAGCGCGGGACCGACGGCGGCGACGGTCTGGTTGGCGACGGAGAGCGCGGTCAGCACCCCGGCCGGGCTGTCCTGCCCGGTGCGTTCGGTCTCGCTCCGGGTCAGCTGCATGGCGGCCGGATACGCGGCCGAGGTCCCGAGGCCGAGCAGCACCCGCGCGGCGATCAGCACCCCGAGGGAGGGGGCAAGGGCGCCCATCAGACCGGCGGCACCCACCAGCGCCGTACCGATCAGATAGAGCCGCCGTGGCCCGTACATGTCGACCAGGCGCCCGATGACGGGCTGGCCCACGGCGGTGGCGAGGTAGAGCCCCGAGACCAGCCAGGCGGTCTCGGACGGCGGCGCCCCGAAGGCCACCCCGATCGGGACCAGCGCCACGGCGATCATCGAGGAGTTGATCGGGTTCAGTATGGAACCCAGGATCATCGGGGCGATCAGCCGGCGGTCGAAGCGGCCGGCAGGCGCGGCACGCTCGGCACCTCCCACCGTGCGTATGGGTTTCGATGTCACGACCGGGTGAGCCGTTCCATCAGCGAGAGCCCCTCGAGGACCGTCTGGCGTTCGTCCTCGGTGAAACGGTCCTCCAGGGCGCGGGCCAGCCATTCGTGCCGGGCCGCCCGGTCCCCCTCGACCCTCTCCCGCCCGGCCTCCGTGAGGGTGACCAGTTGACGCCGGCCGTCGTCGGGGTCGGGGCTGCGCCGGATCAGACCGTGCTGTTCGAGCCCGGCGAGGGTGGCCGCCATCGACTGCGGGCGCACCCCCTCGGCGGACGCCAGGGTGCTGGCGGTGGCGGCACCGCCCTTGCTCACCAACGTGAGCGCGGACACCTGGGAGGGGGTCAGTTCATCGTCCCCGGCGACCTCCCTGATGCGGCGCCGCAGCCGGCTGAACACCACCCGCAGATCACGTGCGGCACGGGCGGCGGAATCGGACACGCCATCGGGGTTCAGCTCCATGGCCCCACGCTAAATCCTTCAGGCAAGCCTGTCCAGTTTCACCTGAACAGCTTTCCTGCACAGCTCCACCTGAACAATTTTCCCCGGACATATGGGTGCGGAGTCAGCCGTTCGAGCGAACCCGGAAGAAGCGACTCGCACCAGAAAATCGAACAGGCGTACCATTGCGGCGTGGCTGCGACCCATGACTTTCCGAGTGACCTCCTCGCCGGCCAGGAGGAGCTGCATCAGGTCCGGGCGGAGCTTCTGGCCCTGCTGAAGCGACTGCCCTGGTCGGTGGAACCCCTGGACGGGTTCAGCGACAACACCGCCTGGCGCAAGGTCGAGCGCCCCGCCTCCCCGGGCTGGACCGAGGACGAGCAGGCCCAGGTGGAGAAGCTCCGGCGGCGCGAGCGGGAGCTGGCGGTGTTCGTCTCCTGCCACCGCTTCTGGGCGGAGGTGACGGCCGAGGACACGGTGAACGCACGCGCACACCTCAAGCACGCACATGCCTCCGCGCACGACGAGCAGCAACTCGGGCGGATGACGTGAGCCGGACCGGCCTCAGGCCTGTTCCAGCGCCTCCCCGAACTCGCGCAACGACTTGCTGTGGTTGCTGCGAGCCAGCTCATGCCCGACGGCGATGGCCAGCGCCACCGGCCAGTCGATGACCTCGAGCGCCGTGAGGATGCCGAGCCCCACGAAATAGGCGAGCTGCTCCTTGCACGGCAGATCGAACTGCAGATCACCCATACGAACGGTCACCGAATTGTCCGAGATGATCCGCTCAGCAGCAGCGCGAGGCCCCTCGGATCCACCGGAGGAGGTGATATCGGCGACTGCCATGCTTGCTCGCGCGCTCATGTCTCACCCGTCCCGTCACCCACTGCCGGACATCCACTCGACCTCGATCCCCTCCCCTCACGCTAACCGCATATGTCACACCGCGCCCCGTTTCAACGGCTCACCGCTCAGAGCTTGCCTCCCACCAGAACCGTGCGATGACCTCCCAGCACGCCCGCAAACCGTTCGAGGAAGCCGGGGCTGAACTCGGGCCAGTTCCAGAACTCGAAGCCCAGGTACCCGAACGCATAGTGATCGTTGTCCCAGAGCCACACCCCCAGCTCACCGGCCCGACCGCAGTGCGGGCAGGCCACGGCGGCTCGGTCCGTGTCGTGCCAGGTGCCGATGGCCTGGTCGAACGGCTCCCAGGCCCCCTCGATCTCATCCCACTCATCGGTGTACAGATCCACCTGGGCGGCACAGCACGGACAGACGGCGTATCCGGCATCGCCCTGGCCGCCATGGAAAACGGTCCGCCCTGTCTCGATCTTGAGCCCGTCACTGGGCTCCCAGTCCTCCCGCCCGACCGCCCGAGCCCAGCGCGGACCAGGCGGATACCCCCACGGGGCACCGAGAACACAGTCGGTGCGCTCGGCCCGCACTATCTCTTCCTCGACAAGCCATTCAAGGCCGCGAGCGGCGAGGACCTTCGCATCCACCGGCGTGGCATCCAGGTCCACCAGGGTCTGAAAGTGGCTTCCCATGAAGGCGACAGTAGAAGGCCCCACTGACAGCCCGGCGATCGCGCCCAGCACCCGAATTCAGCCCAGCCGCTTGCACAAGAACCTTATAGATGCTGCTTGGCCAAGCCGACGAGTCGGCTGATCTCGTCACGGGTCCGCACCCTCAGCTCGTCCAGCTCCGCCCTGCCGTCCGCCTTGAACAGCTTCGTGATGTCCGTGAGCACGTCTTCCGCCGTCCGGCTCAGCCTCTCGTCGTCCGTCAGCATCTGCACCCGAAAAAGGGCCTCTTGGGCACGGGAGCGCAAGTCGTACGCGCGGATGCGCACCGCGTCGGGGTCCCCCGGCGGCGGCTGCTCGTGCTCACAGAACCAGAGGTGGACCAGGCAGCGGCGGTAGTCGACCAACGCGCCCGCATAGGCCGAGGAGGCGTCGAGCCTCTCCTGCCGCAGCGTCTCGCGACGGCTGAGCTGATGGCTCCTTTCGGTACCGCGCTGCTGAAATGCCAGGGTGATCCCCGATCCGAGCAGGGTTCCAAGGACGGCTATGGCGCTCGCGATGATGGACTCCACGCCTCAAGCTGATCACGCTCTCCACCCTCGGCGGGCCGAAAGCCCGACTTCTCCCCTCAGGCGGAAACGCCCTGAGCCTGCTACCGCATGATCAGCCGTGGACGGGCATCCGGGCGCCCGTACGTCAGGATGCGCGGCAGCACTTCGCGCATGCGCGCCACGTCCGCCGCCGGCGCACGAAGCAAGATCTCGACGACGGGATCGGTAAGCCCAAGGTCGCCCAGCGACGAAGGGTCCAGCGTCACCCTCAGCACATCACCGGCGAGCTCCACCTCGCGTACGCAGCCGTAGGCGGTGCCCTGGTCGGGGGTGACGAGGCAATGTGTGTCCATGCCGAGGGACGCTTCCTGGCTGTCGGGTTCGTCGAAGTCGCACATGAACACGAGGGAGAACCCCTCCTCGTCGTTCGACTCGGCCAGTCCCGCCATCACGCAGGCGCCTTCGTCCGGATCGTCGAGCCCGCAAGCAGCCCGCGCCGTGAACCTGTACGTCATACGGGCGTTCTAGCACGTGCCTCTGACCGCTTGGAGCGCGGCCGCTCATCGGCGACCGGGGGAGGATCAGTCGGCGACCGGGGTCTCGGGCTTCATCTCGTACGAGTTCTGGAGGGCCTGGGGCCGAGTCCCCAGTCCGTCCGTGACCTTGCGCTCCCACGGAACCTGCTGGAGGCGCTTGGTCTCCTCGATCATCGACTTGGGCTCCAGATTGCGATAGCTGTCGACCTCGCCGGCGGCTACCGCGGTCATGGTCGCGTACACCGGCTCAGGGTCGAACTGCGCTCGGGGGAATGCGAGTTCCGCGTAGTCGAAGAGCCGCTCGGACGGGTCGTCCTCCCAGCTCTCCCAGGTCTGGAACATGCGGTCGTTGAAGCCGGTCAGGAAGGGTCCGGGGTTGATGGTTGCGACCTCGATGCCGAATTCCTGCAGCTCATACGCCATGGTCTCGGCAATGGCCTCGACGGCGTGCTTGGAGGCGGAGTAGATGCCGGTGAAGGGATTGACGTTCAGGCCCTCCCGGGAGGAGACCCAGACGATGCGTCCGGCGCCCCGCTTGACCATCTGCTTCGCGATCCCCTGAGTGAGAAGAAGCGGCCCGACGACATTGACCTCGAACTCGTGGCGGATGTTGCGGGCGGGGATGTCGACGGTGGAGCCGCCCTCGCCCACGCCCGCGTTGTTCACCAGGATCTCGACATTCCACGCCAGCGCCTTCCGTCGATCGCCGTCATGGGTGACATCCAGTTTCTCTACCTGAAGTCTCACTCCCCGTTCGGCCGCTTGGCGCTTGAGCGTCTGGACCTGCCCGTAGATCTCCACCGCCGCGATGACCTCGAAGCCCTTCTCCGCCAGCCGCATGGCGACCTCGTGCCCGAACCCGGACCCCGCACCGGTGATGAGCACCTTTCTCAGTTCCGCCGTACCGGCCATGGTGAGGGGATTCCCTTCGGATTGAGCGACAGTCGATGGCGGAACCAGCCCACGCGACGTCGAGCTGCGCGCTCGACCACGACGGCCTCTTTGACCGTTTCGCCGACGAACGGGCCCATTGTCGGACGGGGCTCACTTCCCTCGACGTCGCGCCACGCGCCACCGATCCACAATGGGCACGGATGGATGGCGCTGACCCAGCACCTCCTCGACTCCTCAACCGGAGGACCCGCGGTATCTCATGAACGGCCGTGAACATTGCCGAACGGGACTGAATGCGACGGAAACCGAGACGGTCTGTGGCTCGACTGATCGCCGCTGCCTGTCGGCGACCACGAGGACGACGCGGTGGCGATAGGGGCCACTGAGCACCCCCGCACGGCCCCCTGTGCGACGATCAGGCCCGCGTGACGGGACACGCGAATGGAGGGGCGGGACATGGACTGGTTCTTTGTCGGCGCGGCTGCGGTGGGCTTTGGCCTGTTGGCTGTGGGCGGCGTCCTGGCGTTGGCCACCGGTTGGCTGGCGCCGTGGCTGCGAGGCCGCGTAGTTCGGCCGGACCTGTGGGGGTACGGGACGGTGTCGCTGGCCGCGGGCCTGGCGACGGTCATGTCCTTCAAGATGGCAGTGGATTCGGAGATCGTGCTGGATACGCTCTTCGTCCTCGCCATGGCGTTGGTCATTCTGGGCGGCCTGCTTCAGAGACGCTCGCTGCGTCGCCCCACAGACCAGTAACCGCCCGGCCTTTCGGCTGTTCTACGTCGACTTCAAGAACGACAAGTCCACGAGCGACGACCCCGAGACGGCCCAGGAGGGTGCGTAAGTCCCTGGCCTGCGCATAGGTCAGCACCCGAAGGACAGGTCCAGCAATTGCGTCAGGGAAGTGATGGAAGGCACGCCCGGGACGGCCGAGTCCCGGCATAGCGCGCGTCCGGCATAGCCGAGCCTGATGGCCGCTGCCACCAGTTCGGGGTCGTCGTCGACGAACAGACATTGCGCAGGAGCGAGGCCCAGCGCTGTGCTGGCGTGATGGTACATACATGGGTCCGGCTTGTTGCAGCCAAGGACGGCTGAGATCGCGTACGCCTCGAAGAAGTGGCTGATCCCGAGCCCGGCGTGAAGGTCGGGCAGGTTGGGCCAGGCATCCGAGACCACGGCCATCCGCACTCCCCGCCGGTTCAGCCCTTCCAGGGTCTCTTCGACGTCCGGGTAAGTCTCCAAAAACGTCGACGGTGGAACGTCGCGCCGCAAGTCGGCCAGCAACTCCGGGGTTGCGTCCACGCCGAGATGACAGAGCACCACCCGGTGGTAATCGTCGTACTCGGGTGTTGATGACGAGGCAGAGAAGACGTGATCACCCGCAGCGATGGCCGCAGCGAACTGCTGCGGTGTGAGGGACGAGGCATGAGCGAGGACGGTCTCCTCGAAATCGGCTCGCGGGTTCCAACGTCCACCGATCGGCTGCATCAGAACACCGCCCGAGTCGAAGAGAACAGCACGGAGCGCGGTGGCAGAGGCTGGACTGGTCGTCATCCGCCCAGTCTGGTGAACAGAGGCAACAAGCACCCGGACGATGCTCAGAACTTACTCAAGAATCGTACTGATCTGCGGGTTCAGTGGAATCGTGATCGCTTCAACCAGCGGCATGGTTGATCGTTCTACGAGAGGTGGAGGCCGTGATCGTCGGGAAGCACCAGCAAGCCCTACATGTCCTTGCGGGGCTGGCCCTGGCTGGGGTGCTTACTGGTTGCAGCTCGATGACGGACGACAGTTCCGCAACGCCGCAAGGGGTCTCCGTGACCGTGATCAACGACGGGCACGAAGACATACAGCTCTTCGGCTGCCCGCACTGCACGGACAAGGGCGTCCGCCTGGTCGGCGACCCCGACGGACTGCGGCCACGCCGCGGCGCCGGCAGCTATTTCGGTTGGACGGAGACGCGTCGCTGGCCGGTGAAATACACCGTGTCCCTGCACGGCGTCACCTCTGTCTGTCCCGCCACGGCCAAC encodes:
- a CDS encoding SDR family oxidoreductase; amino-acid sequence: MAGTAELRKVLITGAGSGFGHEVAMRLAEKGFEVIAAVEIYGQVQTLKRQAAERGVRLQVEKLDVTHDGDRRKALAWNVEILVNNAGVGEGGSTVDIPARNIRHEFEVNVVGPLLLTQGIAKQMVKRGAGRIVWVSSREGLNVNPFTGIYSASKHAVEAIAETMAYELQEFGIEVATINPGPFLTGFNDRMFQTWESWEDDPSERLFDYAELAFPRAQFDPEPVYATMTAVAAGEVDSYRNLEPKSMIEETKRLQQVPWERKVTDGLGTRPQALQNSYEMKPETPVAD
- a CDS encoding MFS transporter codes for the protein MTSKPIRTVGGAERAAPAGRFDRRLIAPMILGSILNPINSSMIAVALVPIGVAFGAPPSETAWLVSGLYLATAVGQPVIGRLVDMYGPRRLYLIGTALVGAAGLMGALAPSLGVLIAARVLLGLGTSAAYPAAMQLTRSETERTGQDSPAGVLTALSVANQTVAAVGPALGGFLIGVGGWRAIFTVNVPLSVACLVLGAMWLPRTTTVRERRGVDLPGMLLFSATLLSLMYFLMSPRLAHWWLLPLAAVAAAGFALRELRTAVPFIDLRVLGGTVPLLVTYLRQLLGYTTLYCFMFGFAQWLEEGRGLNAAGAGLVLLPLSLSALTVSGLTGRREAVRGKLLVGGVLQVVGCGLLLLLHSDSPVWLLLAVGVVMGIPQGLIGLANQNALYRQAVPERIASAAGLLRTFSYLGALGASAADAAFFAHGADTAGLHELALFMAAGSVLLVLVILPDRSLSTLTPTLSSGKA
- a CDS encoding ketopantoate reductase family protein; the encoded protein is MARDDQDHRAGLTVAVLGPGGVGGLLAARLARAGHRVICLAGEESVRTLRTQGIHVRSERYGAFTARVEADTELREPADVVLVTVKHTALDAALERVPEQVLGQDTLVVPLLNGVEHPAVLRARYGAARVAPAVIRVESTRVAPGVIEHDSPFVEVDLTAESVAPGHLDRLTGALEWSGVRVRVLDGEAAALWAKMAFLAPLALLTTRYGVPLGEIRTRHREELVALVEETAAVGRACGAATDAAAALARYDAFPAQTKSSMQRDAEAGRAIELDAIGGALLRAAERHGVAVPVATRLVRELGWSFLEC
- a CDS encoding LysR family transcriptional regulator — translated: MTLDDLRVFVAVCRAGSLSAVARELGCTQSAVSQHVRRLEREVGVALVERQPRGVVPTGAGSVLRQAAEEGISGLDLALRRLAELARGDGGVVRIATGSATVRHFMASAVADFRRRYPGVSLEFRTENSSRSCFAALQEPGLDLAWVTLGEPVRGVEQRPVARLPWVLAVPADDELAGRERIEAAELAGLRLIGLPEGSTSRARLESAYTELGMVTTASETSVADWDTAVLLVELGVGHAVVPDLPGWPSPAGSGLRFVPVPELSPLTVGWAVRRWDTLSASARAFADTVARHTGGT
- a CDS encoding hydrolase, giving the protein MALTTLDPRTALVVIDLQNGILGLPGQPHSGPEVLARTVELADAFRARNLPVVLVRVSFAADGADVPPGRTEQQRGAGAFPEGWDLVVDELSGHPGDILVTKHNWGAFHGTDLDVQLRRRGVTQIVLTGVATSIGVESTARAAYEHGYHVTLVADAMTDSDPEAHRGSVERIFPRLGETGTTADVLELLAKTHAV
- a CDS encoding MarR family winged helix-turn-helix transcriptional regulator is translated as MELNPDGVSDSAARAARDLRVVFSRLRRRIREVAGDDELTPSQVSALTLVSKGGAATASTLASAEGVRPQSMAATLAGLEQHGLIRRSPDPDDGRRQLVTLTEAGRERVEGDRAARHEWLARALEDRFTEDERQTVLEGLSLMERLTRS
- a CDS encoding Imm10 family immunity protein, with amino-acid sequence MTYRFTARAACGLDDPDEGACVMAGLAESNDEEGFSLVFMCDFDEPDSQEASLGMDTHCLVTPDQGTAYGCVREVELAGDVLRVTLDPSSLGDLGLTDPVVEILLRAPAADVARMREVLPRILTYGRPDARPRLIMR
- a CDS encoding HAD family hydrolase, which encodes MTTSPASATALRAVLFDSGGVLMQPIGGRWNPRADFEETVLAHASSLTPQQFAAAIAAGDHVFSASSSTPEYDDYHRVVLCHLGVDATPELLADLRRDVPPSTFLETYPDVEETLEGLNRRGVRMAVVSDAWPNLPDLHAGLGISHFFEAYAISAVLGCNKPDPCMYHHASTALGLAPAQCLFVDDDPELVAAAIRLGYAGRALCRDSAVPGVPSITSLTQLLDLSFGC